A single genomic interval of Corylus avellana chromosome ca10, CavTom2PMs-1.0 harbors:
- the LOC132163523 gene encoding E3 UFM1-protein ligase 1 homolog has translation MDEELLELQRQFEFAQQAKSSVRLSERNVVELVQKLQELHIIDFNLLHTVSGKEYITPDQLRHEIVAEINKLGRVSLIDIADSTGVDLYHIENQAQHVLANDPGLMLNQGEIISQSYWDSVAEEINDRLQECSQIALAELAAQLQVGSELVTSVLEPRLGTMVKGRLEGGQLYTPAYVARVSAMVRGSARGITVPTNLSALWSSLQQLLHEMDGASGVAIEVSFFQSLFNGLLKEGEVLGSLRAGVHWTPNVFANAQKECVDSLFSQNSFISYETLQKLGISQPVQFLQSRYPEGIPLVTAFVHPSMIEMLDAATEDALESSSWIDSLSVLPASFGPQDAYKIVSLCPSVQLALKSNKVLIFGESYVFSNGFIKDVYDRMEKEMESFSVSRSSGVMLSDESHSVNVAKVGHDSSRLTESNDAGSETASNKQAIEKGQKRKKGKSAGNAISGAAESGPDNQEHVPTKSKKHQRKGKDTASLLVSDSKIGAKKESVKTKEDNLSIPSEEWLMQKIMTLVPDFEEQGIDDTQTVLRPLANHLRPMLINSWKERRKALFTESAERIKRLLDNLQRKLDESFLNMQLYEKALDLFEDDQSTSVILHRHLLRAIAAPIVDTLLHDLDIHNKLRNGVEVEESQNSESVSLSPGERTAIAKSFPGSLLNKALAVVDALEGKRVETFMDAFRALSEESGLPLKKLDKKLERTLLHSYRKDLTSQVSAETDPVSLLPKVVSLLYIQVHHKALQAPGRAISVAVSRLKDKLDDSAHKILADYQTATVTLLALMSAATGDEEDCSSDRILTKRELLETQMPALKGLVLSASQS, from the exons ATGGATGAGGAATTGCTGGAATTGCAGAGACAGTTCGAGTTCGCGCAGCAAGCGAAATCGAGCGTTCGCTTATCGGAGCGAAACGTCGTCGAATTGGTCCAGAAGCTTCAGGAGCTCCACATCATCGATTTCAATCTTCTCCACACCGTCTCCGGCAAAGAATACATCACCCCT GATCAACTGAGGCATGAAATAGTAGCGGAGATCAATAAATTAGGACGTGTTTCTTTGATTGATATTGCGGACAGTACAGGGGTTGATTTGTACCATATTGAGAACCAAGCTCAACATGTTCTTGCCAATGATCCGGGGCTAATGTTAAATCAAGGGGAAATAATATCACAATCCTATTGGGACTCTGTAGCTGAAGAAATCAACGATAGGCTTCAAGAATGTAGCCAAATTGCTTTGGCAGAGCTCGCCGCACAACTACAAGTTGGTTCGGAGTTGGTCACCTCTGTGTTGGAGCCCCGCCTCGGAACTATG GTGAAAGGTAGGCTTGAAGGTGGGCAACTATATACCCCTGCATATGTTGCTCGTGTTAGCGCCATGGTTCGTGGTTCTGCGAGGGGTATTACAGTCCCAACAAATTTATCGGCGTTGTGGAGTTCATTACAGCAACTACTGCATGAAATGGATGGAGCCAGTGGTGTGGCCATTGAAGTTTCATTTTTCCAATCCCTGTTTAATGGGCTCCTGAAGGAAGGCGAGGTTTTGGGATCACTGCGTGCAGGAGTTCATTGGACGCCAAAT GTCTTTGCCAATGCTCAAAAGGAATGTGTAGATTCTCTCTTTTCACAG AATTCTTTTATCAGCTATGAAACTCTGCAGAAACTTGGAATTTCCCAGCCTGTTCAGTTCTTGCAG TCCAGATATCCTGAAGGTATACCTTTAGTCACTGCCTTTGTTCACCCCTCAATGATTGAGATGTTGGATGCTGCTACTGAGGATGCTCTTGAAAGCAGTAGTTG GATTGATTCTCTTTCTGTATTACCTGCATCCTTTGGGCCCCAGGACGCTTATAAAATTGTGTCCCTCTGTCCATCTGTTCAACTGGCTCTCAAG TCTaataaagtactcatttttgGGGAGTCCTATGTATTTAGCAATGGCTTTATCAAG GATGTGTATGATCGAATGGAGAAAGAGATGGAATCCTTCAGTGTTTCAAGGTCTTCTGGTGTTATGCTGTCTGATGAGTCACACTCAGTCAATGTAGCTAAAGTTGGACATGATTCAAGCAGGTTAACTGAGTCAAATGATGCTGGCAGTGAGACTGCTAGTAACAAACAGGCTATTGAGAAAggacaaaaaaggaaaaagggtaagtctgctgggaatgcaaTATCAGGGGCAGCTGAAAGTGGTCCTGATAACCAGGAGCATGTCCCTACAAAATCCAAGAAACACCAGAGGAAAGGCAAGGATACGGCTTCCTTACTAGTGTCAGATTCAAAAATAGGTGCTAAGAAAGAATCAGTTAAAACAAAAGAGGACAATCTCAGCATTCCTTCAGAAGAATGGCTAATGCAGAAGATTATGACACTGGTTCCTGATTTTGAAGAACAAG GTATAGACGATACCCAAACAGTTCTTAGACCTCTTGCAAACCATTTGAGACCTATGTTAATCAATTCTTGGAAGGAAAGAAGGAAGGCATTATTTACAGAAAGCGCAGAAAGAATTAAACGCTTACTTGATAATTTACAAAGGAAACTTGATGAG TCTTTCTTAAACATGCAGCTGTATGAAAAAGCTCTAGATTTGTTTGAAGATGATCAATCAACTTCA GTTATTTTGCACCGGCATTTGTTAAGAGCAATAGCTGCTCCCATTGTGGATACTCTCTTACATGACTTG GACATCCACAACAAATTGAGGAATGGTGTTGAAGTTGAGGAATCTCAAAATTCAGAATCTGTTTCACTTAGTCCTGGAGAAAGAACTGCTATT GCAAAGAGTTTTCCAGGATCACTGTTGAATAAGGCTCTTGCAGTGGTTGATGCTTTAGAAGGAAAg CGGGTAGAAACGTTCATGGATGCATTTAGAGCTCTATCAGAAGAGAG TGGGTTACCCTTGAAAAAGCTTGACAAGAAATTGGAAAGAACACTTCTGCATTCATATCGCAAG GATTTAACATCTCAAGTTTCTGCTGAAACTGACCCAGTTTCACTTCTGCCAAAAGTCGTCTCCTTGCTATATATACAG GTTCACCATAAAGCTCTTCAAGCCCCTGGAAGGGCCATTTCTGTTGCTGTTTCTCGACTGAAG GATAAACTGGATGATTCAGCACACAAGATCTTAGCAGATTACCAAACTGCAACAGTGACACTTTTAGCATTAATGTCTGCTGCAACTGGCGAT GAAGAAGACTGTTCATCTGACAGAATTTTGACTAAAAGGGAGCTGTTGGAGACCCAAATGCCAGCATTGAAGGGCCTGGTTTTGAGTGCTTCACAATCTTGA
- the LOC132164274 gene encoding ankyrin repeat-containing protein At5g02620-like encodes MEAPAEQQPQAGQPSAPRKKMTKQLTGKREDTILHTAAREGNLPTVIEILGGTGEAELKELLAKQNQAGETALYVAAEYGYVDLVREMIKCYGLADAGIKARNGFDALHIAAKQGDMEVLKVLMEAHPELSMTVDISNTTALHTAATQGHIEIVNFLLEAGSGLATIARSNGKTALHSAARNGHLEVLKALLEKEPEITKRIDRKGQTALHMAVKGQSSEVVEVLIMADPSSVNMVDNKSNTPLHIATRKGRDQIVRMLLEQKETDTRAVNRTGETAIDTAEKTGHPGIAAILQENGVLSAKNIKAQAPTSTARELKQTVSDIKHEVHYQLEHTRQTRKRVQGIAKRLNKMHTEGLNNAINSTTVVAVLIATVAFAAIFTVPGQYVDDPESISPGVSLGEANIAPQVPFIIFFIFDSIALFISLAVVVVQTSVVVIESKAKKQMMAVINKLMWLACVLVSVAFLALSFVVVGERERWLAIGVTIIGTTIMATTLGTMCYWVIRHRIEASNMRSIRRSSMGSRSSSWTLPPAMSDSEIFNNEYKKMYAI; translated from the exons ATGGAGGCGCCAGCTGAGCAGCAGCCACAGGCAGGGCAGCCAAGCGCGCCGAGGAAAAAGATGACGAAACAGTTAACTGGCAAACGCGAAGATACGATCTTGCATACTGCGGCAAGAGAAGGCAATCTTCCTACTGTGATAGAAATCCTTGGTGGCACCGGAGAGGCTGAATTGAAGGAGTTGTTGGCAAAGCAAAATCAAGCCGGCGAGACAGCTCTTTATGTTGCGGCAGAATATGGTTATGTTGATTTGGTTAGAGAGATGATCAAATGTTATGGTCTTGCTGATGCTGGCATCAaagcaagaaatgggtttgatgCATTACACATTGCTGCAAAACAAGGAGACATGG AGGTGTTGAAGGTTCTAATGGAGGCTCATCCGGAATTGTCTATGACCGTGGATATATCAAACACGACGGCTTTGCACACAGCTGCAACGCAAGGGCACATAGAGATAGTGAACTTTTTGTTGGAGGCAGGAAGCGGCCTGGCAACCATTGCTAGAAGTAATGGGAAAACAGCCTTGCATTCTGCGGCAAGAAATGGGCATTTGGAGGTCCTGAAAGCCCTTCTGGAAAAGGAGCCTGAGATTACAAAAAGGATTGATAGGAAAGGGCAGACGGCACTTCACATGGCGGTGAAGGGACAGAGTAGTGAGGTGGTGGAGGTGTTGATTATGGCAGATCCTTCGTCTGTAAACATGGTTGATAATAAAAGCAACACCCCGTTGCATATAGCAACCAGAAAGGGTAGAGATCAG ATTGTGAGGATGCTTCTCGAGCAGAAAGAGACAGACACAAGAGCAGTCAACAGGACTGGTGAAACTGCAATTGACACTGCAGAGAAAACTGGCCACCCTGGCATTGCAGCCATTCTTCAGGAGAATGGGGTTCTGAGCGCCAAAAACATCAAGGCTCAAGCACCAACAAGCACAGCCCGGGAGCTGAAGCAAACAGTGAGCGACATAAAGCATGAAGTGCATTACCAGCTAGAGCACACGCGGCAAACCAGAAAACGAGTTCAAGGCATTGCAAAACGCCTCAACAAAATGCACACAGAAGGCCTTAACAACGCAATCAACTCCACAACTGTGGTGGCTGTGCTCATTGCCACGGTGGCGTTCGCTGCCATATTCACCGTCCCTGGCCAATATGTGGACGACCCAGAAAGCATTTCCCCTGGAGTCTCACTTGGGGAAGCAAATATTGCCCCACAAGTGCCGTTTATAATCTTCTTCATCTTCGATTCCATTGCCCTCTTCATTTCTCTGGCGGTTGTGGTGGTGCAGACCTCAGTGGTTGTCATAGAAAGCAAGGCAAAGAAGCAGATGATGGCAGTCATCAACAAACTGATGTGGTTAGCTTGTGTGCTTGTTTCTGTGGCATTTTTAGCTCTGTCTTTTGTTGTCGTGGGTGAGCGTGAAAGGTGGCTGGCAATTGGCGTTACAATCATAGGAACAACCATAATGGCTACCACTTTGGGAACTATGTGTTATTGGGTAATTAGGCATCGGATTGAGGCCTCCAATATGAGAAGCATTCGAAGATCATCAATGGGCAGCAGATCAAGTTCCTGGACACTGCCGCCAGCGATGTCAGACTCTGAGATCTTCAACAATGAGTACAAGAAAATGTATGCAATTTGA